A window of the Arachis duranensis cultivar V14167 chromosome 5, aradu.V14167.gnm2.J7QH, whole genome shotgun sequence genome harbors these coding sequences:
- the LOC107489440 gene encoding uncharacterized protein LOC107489440 yields the protein MSLYAKFLKELMTKKRNWKNNEIVILTEECSAIIQHILPQKLKDPRSFQIPCIIGEITVEKALCDLGASINLMSLAMMRKMRIEEAKPTRMALQLADRSFKFPHRIVEDLLVKVGDFIFPADFVVLDMEKRAKNLYHLGKAILRHCRSHH from the coding sequence ATGTcgctctatgccaagttcttgaaggagttgATGACCAAGAAGAGAAACTGGAAGAACAACGAGATTGTGATACTCACcgaagaatgcagtgccatcATCCAGCACATATTAccccagaaattgaaggatcctAGGAGCTTCCAAATCCCTTGTATCATAGGGGAAATCACAGTGGAGAAGGCTTTATGTGAtctaggagctagcataaatctgATGTCCTTAGCAATGATGAGGAAAATGAGGATTGAGGaggccaaaccaacaagaatggccctgCAACTAGCAGACCGATCATTCAAGTTTCCTCACAGAATAGTAGAAGACTTGTTGGTGAAGGTGGGAGACTTTATCTTTCCAGCAGATTTCGTAGTGTTGGATATGGAGAAAAGAGCCAAAAACCTCTATCATcttgggaaggccattcttagGCACTGCcggagccatcattga